In one Solanum dulcamara chromosome 1, daSolDulc1.2, whole genome shotgun sequence genomic region, the following are encoded:
- the LOC129883682 gene encoding uncharacterized protein LOC129883682, translated as MTTHFTTFVSVGPPSLPYVRVSTRLRPTYVASSAHPPPRSLRSSFSRRKYFFPPKFTMPATAVADFPDDGDELILPLELADESDFDRIVSSDGLITICGFGSLLSERSAQSTFPDLINFRVAKLSGFRRVFAHVAPIFFERGIAKPETKEISSLSVEPCEGETLIVTIFEIQRSEIPAFIEREHEFRFLAVIPETLNELFYINPAVICARYSDEEYLKNRCKGDKEIFFQQYGRYNIDKIWRDDIFPCRVYLRHCVLAAQNLGDLAYDNFLDHTFLGDRRTTIREYLSTTGSGIMEEEPPELLKERYGG; from the exons ATGACCACTCACTTTACTACTTTTGTATCTGTAGGTCCTCCATCGCTGCCGTACGTACGTGTCTCCACGCGCTTACGACCTACTTATGTCGCCTCCTCCGCTCATCCTCCTCCTCGTTCACTCCGCTCCTCCTTTTCTCGCCGGAAATACTTTTTCCCTCCAAAATTCACCATGCCTGCCACCGCCGTTGCCGATTTCCCCGACGATGGCGACGAGCTGATATTGCCTTTGGAACTTGCCGATGAATCTGATTTTGATCGAATTGTATCATCCGATGGACTTATCACTATCTGTGGCTTCGGTTCTCTCCTCTCAg AGAGGAGTGCTCAGAGTACATTTCCGGATCTGATCAACTTCAGAGTGGCGAAATTAAGTGGATTTCGGAGAGTGTTTGCTCATGTGGCGCCTATTTTCTTCGAACGTGGAATAGCTAAACCTGAAACCAAG GAAATATCAAGCTTGAGTGTGGAGCCCTGTGAAGGGGAAACTCTTATAGTTACCATCTTCGAGATTCAGAGATCAGAG ATTCCAGCATTTATTGAAAGAGAGCACGAGTTTCGTTTTTTAGCT GTAATCCCAGAAACGCTAAATGAATTGTTTTACATCAATCCAGCA GTTATTTGTGCCCGTTATAGTGATGAGGAGTATCTGAAAAATAGATGCAAAG GTGATAAAGAAATCTTCTTCCAGCAGTATGGACGGTACAATATTGACAAGATTTGGCGCGATGATATATTCCCTTGCCGTGTCTATCTCCGCCATTG TGTTCTGGCAGCTCAAAATCTTGGTGATCTGGCCTACGACAACTTTCTTGATCATACCTTCCTTGGTGACCGTAGAACTACAATACGCGAGTACTTGTCAACAACTGGTTCTGGAATCATGGAAGAAGAGCCTCCAGAGTTGCTAAAAGAACGATATGGCGGTTAA